One Odocoileus virginianus isolate 20LAN1187 ecotype Illinois chromosome 4, Ovbor_1.2, whole genome shotgun sequence DNA segment encodes these proteins:
- the SEC62 gene encoding translocation protein SEC62, with amino-acid sequence MAERRRHKKRIQEVGEPSKEEKAVAKFLRFNCPTKSTNMMGHRVDYFIASKAVDCLLDSKWAKAKKGEEALFTTRESVVDYCNRLLKKQFFHRALKVMKMKYEKDIKKEKEKGKAESGKEEDKKSKKENLKDEKTKKEKEKKKDGEKEESKKEETPGTPKKKETKKKFKLEPHDDQVFLDGNEVFVWIYDPVHFKTFVMGLILVIAVIAATLFPLWPAEMRVGVYYLSVGAGCFVASILLLAVARCILFLIIWLITGGRHHFWFLPNLTADVGFIDSFRPLYTHEYKGPKADLKKDEKSETKKQQKSDSEEKSDSEKKEDEEGKVGPGNHGTEGSGGERHSDTDSDRREDDRSQHSSGNGNDFEMITKEELEQQTDGDCEEEEEEDNDGETTKSSHEKS; translated from the exons ATGGCGGAACGCAGGCGACACAAGAAGCGGATTCAG GAAGTTGGTGAACCATCTAAAGAAGAGAAGGCTGTAGCCAAGTTTCTTCGATTCAACTGTCCAACAAAGTCCACCAATATGATGGGTCACCGGGTTGATTATTTTATTG CTTCAAAAGCAGTGGATTGCCTCTTGGATTCAAAGTGGGCAAAGGCcaagaaaggagaggaagctTTATTTACAACAAGGGAGTCTGTGGTTGACTACTGCAACAG gcttttaaaGAAGCAGTTTTTTCATCGGGCActaaaagtaatgaaaatgaagtatgagaaagacataaaaaaagaaaaagagaaaggaaaagctgaaagtggaaaagaagaagataaaaagagcaagaaagaaaatctaaaggatgagaagacaaaaaaggaaaaagaaaaaaaaaaagatggtgaaaAGGAAGAATCCAAAAAG GAGGAAACTCCTGGAACTCCCAAAAAGAAGGAAACCAAGAAAAAATTCAAGCTTGAGCCCCATGATGATCAAGTTTTTCTGGATGGAAATGAG GTATTTGTGTGGATCTATGACCCAGTTCACTTTAAAACATTTGTCATGGGATTAATTCTTG TGATTGCAGTGATAGCAGCCACCCTCTTCCCTCTTTGGCCAGCAGAAATGAGAGTAGGTGTTTATTACCTCAGTGTGGGTGCAGGCTGTTTTGTAGCCAGCATTCTTCTCCTTGCTGTTG CTCGTTGCATTCTGTTTCTCATCATTTGGCTCATAACTGGAGGAAGGCACCACTTTTGGTTCTTGCCAAATCTGACTGCTGACGTGGGCTTCATTGACTCCTTCAGACCTCTGTACACACATGAATACAAAGGACCAAAAGCAGACttaaagaaagatgagaaatctGAAACCAAAAAGCAACAGAAGTCCGACAGTGAGGAAAAGTCAGACagtgagaaaaaggaagatgagGAGGGGAAAGTAGGACCAGGAAATCATGGAACAGAAGGCTCAGGTGGAGAGCGGCATTCAGACACAGACAGTGACAGGAGGGAAGATGACCGATCCCAACACAGTAGTGGAAATGGGAATGATTTTGAAATGATCACAAAAGAGGAACTGGaacagcaaacagatggggattgtgaagaggaggaggaggaagacaatgATGGAGAAACAACTAAATCTTCACATGAAAAATCATAA